The following is a genomic window from Sporichthyaceae bacterium.
GGCCGCACATGCCGTGAGCGCCGGGGCCGGGCGGGGTGGCCGCGGAGCACAGGTACATCCCGGCGACCCCGGTGTCGTAGGGGTGGACCGTGGTCCGCGGCCCGAACAGCAGCTTCGCGGCCGTGGTCGAGCCGGTCAGGATGTCGCCGCCGACGAAATTCGGGTTGTGCCGTGCCGTCTCCGTGGTGGTGCGCACCGCCATGCCGAGCACCCGCTCCCGGAAGCCGGGCGCGAATCGCTCGACCTGACTGATGATCAGATCCGTTGCGTCGCCGGAGTATCCCTGCGGCACATGCGCGTAGGTCCACAGCGGGTGGACGTCCCCGACGGATCGCCCGGGGTCGGCGAGGTACTGCTGGCCGACCAGCACGAAGGGTCGCTCGGGCATCCGGCCGGTGTACACGTCGCGTTCGCCGGCGACTATCTCCGCGAGGTCGCCGACCAGGTGCACGGTCCCGGCCCGGCGGGCCGACCAGTCGGTCCAGGGCACACCGCCCTCGATGGCGAAGTCCACCTTGAACGCGCCCGGTCCGTGCGGGAAGCGCCGGTAGGCACGAGCCACGCGGCCGGGCAGCCGGTCACCGAGGATGTCCGCGACCGCGGCCGGGGCCAGGTCGAAAAGGACCACGTCGGCCCGCGGCAACTGCGAGGCGCTGGTGACCCGGACGCCGGTCTCCACCTTGCCGCCGTGCTCGACGAGCACGGCGGCCATGGCGTCGGTGATCGATCGTGACCCGCCCGCCGCGACCGGCCACCCGTGCCGATGCCCGGCAGTGATCAGCCCCAGGCCGAT
Proteins encoded in this region:
- a CDS encoding NAD(P)/FAD-dependent oxidoreductase; this translates as MSTAVVVGAGPNGLAAAAVLAKAGLSVTVLEAADEIGGGTRTVEAIRPGLLHDQCSAVHSIASGSPVFEHLRLAEYGLRWCLPEIDCVHPLDGAEAAVLHRSVEQTAGGLGADAGRWQRLFAGPSAGYDALAGDILSPLLGIPSHPLRLARFGLPTIVPGALLARRFRTRQAQALFGGVAAHTMHPLSRPLTSAIGLGLITAGHRHGWPVAAGGSRSITDAMAAVLVEHGGKVETGVRVTSASQLPRADVVLFDLAPAAVADILGDRLPGRVARAYRRFPHGPGAFKVDFAIEGGVPWTDWSARRAGTVHLVGDLAEIVAGERDVYTGRMPERPFVLVGQQYLADPGRSVGDVHPLWTYAHVPQGYSGDATDLIISQVERFAPGFRERVLGMAVRTTTETARHNPNFVGGDILTGSTTAAKLLFGPRTTVHPYDTGVAGMYLCSAATPPGPGAHGMCGRHAAARALRHLGVTLS